The following are encoded together in the Desulfovibrio desulfuricans DSM 642 genome:
- a CDS encoding alanine racemase, producing MHTYNTTPQATSRAKTVFISDLDTPCLLLNEAQMNCNISRLHSRLASKTVTFRPHLKTTKAIEIARRMVTGAHGPATVSTLNEAEAFARAGIADITYAVGISPQKILRVQALLRQGVNLTVLLDNVEQAEAVAAASQQDVPIPALIELDCDGHRSGVHCDDHEQLLAIAHTLNASANLRGVLTHAGESYTATNRDALVAAAENERASAVKAAEILRHAGHSCPVVSIGSTPTALFAENYDGVTEVRAGVFAFFDLVQAGLGVCSPHDIAVSVLATVIGHQREKGWTIIDAGWTALSSDRGTESQRVDHGYGLVCDLEGNLLDGLFVTNANQEHGIIARRADFQGSIPDLPYGTKVRILPIHACATVEQHDAYNVIGADKQTITAQWTRLKGW from the coding sequence ATGCACACCTATAATACGACACCTCAGGCAACTAGCCGAGCTAAAACCGTTTTTATTTCCGATCTTGATACCCCTTGCCTGCTTCTCAATGAAGCGCAAATGAACTGCAATATCAGCCGTTTGCATTCGCGGCTTGCCAGCAAGACCGTTACATTTCGCCCCCATCTCAAAACAACCAAGGCCATTGAAATCGCCCGTCGCATGGTAACCGGGGCTCACGGCCCTGCAACTGTGTCTACCCTTAATGAGGCAGAGGCTTTTGCCAGAGCTGGCATCGCAGACATAACCTATGCTGTTGGTATTTCACCGCAAAAAATTTTGCGCGTTCAGGCATTGTTGCGGCAGGGTGTCAACCTGACTGTGCTGCTCGACAATGTGGAGCAGGCCGAGGCTGTTGCCGCCGCCTCGCAGCAGGATGTTCCGATTCCGGCGCTGATAGAACTGGATTGCGATGGACACAGATCAGGTGTGCACTGTGACGACCATGAGCAACTGCTGGCCATTGCCCATACATTGAATGCTTCTGCCAACCTGCGTGGTGTGCTGACCCATGCGGGCGAAAGCTATACCGCCACCAACCGTGATGCACTTGTAGCTGCTGCGGAAAACGAACGGGCAAGCGCAGTAAAAGCCGCCGAAATTTTGCGCCACGCTGGGCACAGCTGCCCCGTGGTGAGCATTGGTTCCACCCCCACGGCACTGTTTGCCGAGAACTACGACGGAGTCACCGAGGTTCGCGCAGGCGTGTTTGCCTTTTTTGATCTTGTTCAGGCAGGGCTGGGTGTGTGCTCGCCACACGACATAGCAGTTTCAGTTCTGGCTACGGTTATCGGACATCAGCGTGAAAAAGGCTGGACTATCATAGACGCTGGATGGACGGCGCTATCTTCTGACAGAGGTACAGAATCGCAACGCGTTGATCACGGTTACGGGCTTGTTTGTGACCTTGAAGGCAACCTTCTCGACGGTCTTTTTGTAACCAATGCCAATCAGGAACACGGCATCATTGCCCGCAGGGCAGATTTTCAGGGAAGCATACCCGACCTGCCCTATGGCACAAAGGTGCGTATTCTTCCCATCCATGCCTGCGCCACGGTTGAACAGCACGATGCCTACAATGTCATCGGCGCAGATAAACAGACAATCACGGCCCAGTGGACGCGCCTGAAGGGTTGGTAG
- a CDS encoding ornithine cyclodeaminase family protein — MLYVSEETAKSVVTMADAIETMEGVFCEIGRGDTKVFPVVMGHGPKQGTSFSMKSGLLTSRGVLGLKVGSYWPKNRKRGHNAHASTTLLLDPETGYAKALVGASHMTALRTAAADAVAVRHLSRPDCSTLAIFGAGHQAWYELLAICEVRKIRQVFVTNRSKEAATAFARRIREELSLEANAVDAPDAVQQADIIVTVTAAREPLFSADMVRAGTHVSAMGADGEGKQELDPALFARANLFADVVEQSITVGEYEKAFKTGLVNKERITPLGAVLNGRAGRTNGKQITVFDSSGMALQDIAICALALEKAHNRGMAKEI; from the coding sequence ATGCTATATGTATCTGAAGAAACAGCAAAATCTGTTGTAACAATGGCCGATGCCATAGAAACAATGGAAGGAGTATTTTGCGAAATTGGCCGGGGTGATACCAAGGTCTTTCCTGTGGTCATGGGGCATGGCCCCAAACAGGGTACGTCCTTCAGCATGAAAAGTGGATTGCTGACCAGCCGTGGTGTGCTGGGCCTTAAGGTAGGCAGCTACTGGCCAAAAAACCGCAAGCGGGGCCATAATGCCCATGCATCCACTACTCTGCTGCTTGATCCGGAAACTGGATACGCCAAAGCACTTGTAGGGGCCTCGCACATGACAGCCCTGCGCACTGCCGCAGCCGATGCCGTTGCAGTTCGCCATCTTTCAAGGCCAGACTGTTCTACCCTTGCGATCTTTGGTGCCGGACACCAGGCCTGGTACGAGCTTTTAGCCATTTGTGAAGTCAGAAAAATCAGACAGGTTTTCGTAACAAACAGATCAAAAGAGGCCGCAACCGCATTTGCCAGACGGATTCGCGAAGAGCTCTCGCTTGAGGCAAATGCAGTGGATGCCCCTGACGCGGTACAGCAAGCAGATATCATCGTTACCGTCACTGCTGCCCGCGAGCCCCTGTTTTCCGCAGATATGGTGCGTGCAGGAACCCATGTTTCTGCAATGGGAGCCGACGGTGAGGGCAAACAGGAACTCGATCCGGCTTTGTTTGCAAGGGCCAATCTGTTCGCCGACGTAGTGGAACAGTCAATAACCGTAGGTGAATACGAAAAAGCATTCAAAACAGGTCTTGTAAACAAAGAGCGCATTACACCGCTTGGGGCGGTGCTCAATGGGCGGGCCGGACGAACAAACGGCAAGCAGATTACAGTTTTCGACAGCTCAGGCATGGCCCTTCAAGATATTGCCATCTGTGCACTGGCTCTCGAAAAAGCACATAACAGGGGCATGGCAAAAGAAATTTAG
- a CDS encoding methyl-accepting chemotaxis protein, which translates to MARQGFMEMGVATPDGKTRYTDGTTAELGDRDYFKNALAGKVAMSDVVISRVTGKPVIMMAAPITVDGRAVGVLLARLDGQLLSEISDNVKFGDIGYSYIINGKGALIAHRKREYVTDARNFLEEGKTNPEFSAVSKMLQRMVKGERGYDSYTFVGSENFFGFAPIPNTGWSVAVGAKKSEVLEDVYEMKTTFALLSLGFLVAGALVAFALAQSIAVPVNKLVTAAVSISNGDLSATSGLDQKDEIGVLDGAIKAMVAALIAKMGEADEQAKIAHHETEKAQQATLEAQAAKEQAERAKTEGMHQAARQLEGVVQIVSSASEELSAQVEQSSRGADEQSARVRETATAMEEMNATVLEVARNAQQAADLSQQAKQQALEGSQIVNEAVKGIESVHTQSTAIKQDMDALGKQAENIGQIMGVIADIADQTNLLALNAAIEAARAGDAGRGFAVVADEVRKLAEKTMTATQEVGQAITGIQQGTKKNIHNVEQIAASIEVATSLSVRSGESLKQILEFVHMVNDQVQSIATASEQQSAASEEINHSVEQVANISAETAQAMEQAASAVTELAQQSQALQRLITEMKSQG; encoded by the coding sequence ATGGCACGCCAGGGTTTCATGGAAATGGGCGTTGCCACGCCCGACGGTAAAACTCGCTACACCGACGGCACTACTGCTGAACTTGGCGACAGAGATTACTTTAAAAACGCCCTGGCAGGCAAAGTGGCAATGTCTGATGTGGTCATCAGCCGGGTAACGGGCAAGCCCGTTATCATGATGGCTGCCCCAATAACTGTGGATGGCCGCGCCGTAGGGGTTTTGCTTGCCAGGCTTGACGGACAGCTTCTTTCAGAAATTTCAGACAATGTTAAATTTGGCGACATTGGCTATTCTTACATCATCAATGGCAAGGGTGCCTTGATCGCTCACAGAAAGCGCGAATATGTCACTGATGCCCGCAACTTTTTAGAGGAAGGAAAGACAAACCCGGAATTCAGCGCAGTTTCCAAAATGCTTCAGCGCATGGTCAAGGGAGAAAGGGGTTACGATTCATACACGTTTGTTGGATCTGAAAACTTTTTTGGCTTTGCACCCATCCCCAATACGGGCTGGTCTGTGGCTGTAGGAGCCAAAAAGTCCGAAGTGCTCGAAGATGTATATGAAATGAAGACGACATTTGCCCTGTTGTCGCTTGGTTTTCTTGTTGCGGGCGCGCTTGTGGCCTTTGCCCTGGCCCAGTCTATCGCCGTGCCGGTAAACAAGCTTGTAACTGCCGCCGTCAGCATATCCAACGGCGACCTTTCGGCAACATCCGGCCTTGACCAAAAGGATGAAATTGGCGTGCTTGACGGTGCAATCAAGGCAATGGTTGCAGCGTTGATTGCCAAGATGGGCGAGGCAGATGAACAGGCAAAAATAGCACATCACGAAACCGAAAAGGCCCAGCAGGCGACGCTTGAAGCTCAGGCCGCCAAGGAACAGGCCGAGCGCGCAAAAACTGAAGGCATGCATCAGGCGGCCAGACAGCTCGAAGGTGTTGTGCAAATTGTGTCATCTGCATCAGAAGAACTTTCTGCCCAGGTGGAACAGTCTAGCCGGGGCGCAGACGAACAGTCGGCACGCGTACGCGAAACCGCCACCGCCATGGAAGAAATGAATGCCACAGTGCTTGAAGTGGCGCGCAATGCCCAGCAGGCTGCCGACCTTTCGCAGCAGGCCAAGCAGCAGGCCCTGGAAGGCTCACAAATTGTGAATGAAGCCGTCAAGGGCATTGAATCGGTGCACACCCAGTCCACTGCCATCAAGCAGGATATGGATGCACTTGGTAAACAGGCAGAAAATATTGGGCAAATCATGGGTGTAATTGCCGACATAGCCGATCAGACCAACCTGCTGGCTTTGAACGCAGCCATTGAAGCCGCCCGCGCAGGTGACGCTGGCCGTGGGTTTGCCGTGGTTGCCGACGAAGTACGCAAACTTGCAGAAAAAACCATGACAGCCACGCAGGAAGTAGGACAGGCCATAACCGGCATACAACAAGGTACCAAAAAAAATATTCATAATGTTGAGCAAATTGCCGCATCCATTGAAGTGGCCACGTCGCTTTCTGTGCGCTCTGGCGAATCGCTCAAGCAGATTCTGGAGTTTGTCCACATGGTCAACGACCAGGTGCAGTCCATTGCGACAGCGAGTGAACAGCAATCGGCAGCAAGCGAAGAGATCAACCACTCTGTTGAGCAGGTAGCAAACATTTCAGCCGAAACGGCTCAGGCAATGGAACAGGCTGCCAGCGCGGTAACAGAGCTGGCGCAGCAGTCACAGGCACTTCAGCGGCTTATAACAGAAATGAAAAGCCAGGGGTAG